The Methanothrix soehngenii GP6 genome has a window encoding:
- a CDS encoding ABC transporter ATP-binding protein: protein MMIKLQAKDMDFGYNSSKILQNVNFEIAPSKLVTIVGPNGSGKSTLIKCIDRILAPQGGSILIDRKDVTRMTRMDMAKYLSYVPQSSVRIFPTNVFDTILMGRRPHIGWLGSERDEDKVWEVLRLLDIERLAMSNFSELSGGQQQKVLIARALVQEAEVMLLDEPTSNLDIWHQLDVMNIIRDVVKKKEITAIMALHDLNLASYYSDRIIMMNRGKIIAAGDPQSVITEENIAKVYRVEAAVRSLSDRPVIMPLRQIRGARA, encoded by the coding sequence ATGATGATCAAGCTTCAGGCCAAGGATATGGATTTTGGCTATAACAGCAGCAAGATACTTCAAAATGTGAACTTCGAGATCGCCCCTTCAAAGCTGGTCACCATCGTTGGGCCGAACGGCTCCGGCAAGTCAACATTGATCAAGTGCATAGACCGGATTCTTGCCCCTCAGGGGGGAAGCATCCTCATCGACCGGAAGGATGTGACCAGAATGACCCGGATGGATATGGCCAAATATCTCTCCTATGTTCCCCAGAGCTCTGTGAGGATCTTTCCAACCAACGTCTTTGACACCATTCTGATGGGCAGGAGGCCCCATATCGGCTGGTTGGGCAGCGAGAGGGACGAGGATAAGGTCTGGGAGGTCCTGAGGCTTCTTGATATCGAGAGGCTGGCCATGAGCAACTTCAGTGAGCTCTCCGGCGGCCAGCAGCAGAAGGTCCTTATCGCCCGAGCGTTGGTCCAGGAGGCAGAGGTGATGCTCCTGGATGAGCCCACCAGCAACCTGGATATCTGGCATCAGCTGGATGTGATGAACATCATTCGGGATGTGGTCAAGAAAAAGGAGATCACTGCCATCATGGCCCTGCATGATCTGAACCTCGCCTCCTACTACTCCGACCGGATCATCATGATGAATAGAGGCAAGATAATAGCCGCTGGCGATCCCCAATCGGTGATCACCGAGGAGAACATAGCAAAGGTCTATCGGGTGGAGGCGGCGGTGAGGAGCCTCTCCGACCGACCGGTAATAATGCCCTTGCGGCAGATCCGGGGAGCAAGGGCGTAG
- a CDS encoding flavin reductase family protein: MILKPNQREQILPLPVVLITTVSSQGIRNAAPWSNFTPILRPLEEVILASWIKRDTLENIRRTGEFVVNIPQMGMEDAIMICARSYPPGVDEFLEAGLEPHPSTKVKAPGIEGCLAWAECVLEEELVREKFVLIIGKVVHLEVDERFFDADGSMDFQRARPLSVMLGKDGMSFTYPAFSGRYAEYREMFQASAARRKG; the protein is encoded by the coding sequence ATGATCCTAAAACCGAATCAAAGGGAGCAGATCCTGCCTCTTCCGGTAGTCCTCATCACCACCGTTTCCTCGCAGGGGATCAGGAATGCTGCTCCCTGGTCAAATTTCACGCCCATTTTGCGCCCTCTGGAGGAGGTCATCCTCGCTTCCTGGATCAAGCGCGACACCCTGGAGAACATCCGCCGGACGGGAGAGTTTGTGGTGAATATCCCGCAGATGGGCATGGAGGATGCGATTATGATCTGCGCCAGAAGCTATCCTCCCGGGGTGGATGAGTTCTTAGAAGCGGGACTTGAGCCCCACCCGTCCACAAAAGTCAAGGCTCCTGGAATCGAGGGCTGCCTGGCCTGGGCGGAGTGCGTTTTAGAAGAGGAGCTGGTCAGGGAGAAGTTCGTTCTCATCATCGGCAAGGTGGTGCACCTGGAGGTTGATGAACGGTTCTTTGATGCTGATGGAAGCATGGACTTTCAAAGGGCAAGGCCCCTGTCAGTAATGCTGGGCAAAGACGGCATGAGCTTCACTTATCCGGCTTTTTCCGGCAGGTATGCGGAGTATAGGGAGATGTTTCAAGCATCTGCTGCCCGGCGAAAAGGTTGA
- a CDS encoding ATP-binding protein: protein MKIVICGKGGSGKSTISALLAREIAEKGNEVLVVDTDESNFGLYKQLGFEQPKDFMESLGGKKALSEKLMKFIRSEQRERLQILEEFTVKDIPEELVVGEDKIKLIAIGKIHSFGEGCACPMGALAREFLEKLKTNGEHVVVDTDAGIEHFGRGVEAGCDKIVVVIDPSFESVQLSGKIAEMSEKIGKPMFFILNRMDENSKELADLVDKNKVIGTMPFDKDVFKACLKGEKVPPIMEMEQIAEKLLES, encoded by the coding sequence ATGAAGATAGTGATTTGCGGAAAAGGCGGAAGCGGAAAGAGCACCATATCTGCGCTTCTGGCCAGAGAAATTGCAGAGAAAGGGAATGAGGTTCTGGTTGTGGATACAGATGAGTCCAACTTCGGCCTCTACAAGCAACTGGGCTTCGAGCAGCCCAAGGATTTCATGGAATCCTTAGGCGGCAAGAAAGCTCTCTCCGAGAAATTGATGAAATTCATCCGGTCGGAGCAAAGAGAACGGCTGCAGATCTTGGAGGAGTTTACGGTAAAGGATATTCCAGAAGAGCTGGTGGTAGGCGAGGACAAAATCAAGCTCATAGCCATCGGCAAGATTCATAGTTTCGGTGAGGGCTGTGCCTGTCCCATGGGTGCTCTGGCTAGGGAATTTCTGGAGAAGTTAAAGACCAACGGAGAGCACGTAGTGGTGGACACGGATGCAGGCATCGAGCACTTCGGCAGGGGCGTTGAAGCCGGTTGCGACAAGATCGTGGTTGTGATAGACCCGTCATTTGAATCCGTCCAGCTGTCCGGCAAGATCGCCGAGATGAGCGAGAAGATCGGAAAGCCGATGTTCTTTATTCTCAACCGGATGGATGAGAACTCAAAGGAGTTGGCGGATCTAGTGGACAAGAATAAGGTGATCGGCACCATGCCCTTTGACAAAGATGTCTTCAAGGCCTGTTTGAAGGGCGAGAAAGTTCCACCAATCATGGAAATGGAGCAGATAGCAGAAAAGCTGCTGGAATCTTGA
- a CDS encoding ABC transporter substrate-binding protein, whose translation MPKLIAKKKWRNYRKDALPVKCLLALGFASAGLLLLLLCSTSIAADETIDVLTIADTTGDWGFPSPYGHYSRGPGYIRMSLIFDTLVWKDQDGYVPALAESWQMEGNDAYVFSLRKNVTWNDGEKFTANDVVFTIDYIKQHPYPWVNSEPVKKAEALDDNTVKIYLNHSYAPFLDMVVGTLPILPEHIYKSVSNPAEFQDDKALIGTGPYKLVNYDKTQGTYLYEAYDGYYLGAPKVKQLKFVKISNEMAAAALEKGDVDAVVVPAETVEKLRKENFVVLDGPRDGITKIMINHNKEPLSDTKLRQALYYAIDRQALVDVALRGYGIIASSGLFAPDSEWYNPDVEPYKYDPIKTAELMSELGYAKDGQYFSKGGEPLVLELLVTAATERVGEMIRQQLEKAGFKVNLRSVDAKTLDSLVGQWNFDLALNSHGGMGGDPEILNRIIGEGYFFNSARYTADQKLNDLLDQEVSETDASKRKELVDEVQEVYAQDLPALPLYYSDSYWAHNGLVDAYYTKQGVANGIPIAINKQSFVR comes from the coding sequence ATGCCTAAGTTGATTGCTAAGAAAAAATGGCGTAACTATCGAAAGGATGCTTTGCCTGTGAAATGCCTTCTTGCACTTGGATTTGCATCTGCTGGCTTGCTGCTCCTACTATTATGCAGCACGTCGATAGCAGCAGATGAAACGATAGATGTGCTCACCATCGCCGATACCACAGGTGACTGGGGATTTCCTTCGCCCTACGGTCACTACTCTCGCGGTCCCGGCTACATCAGAATGAGCCTCATCTTCGACACTTTGGTATGGAAGGACCAAGACGGCTACGTGCCTGCCCTAGCTGAGAGCTGGCAGATGGAAGGAAACGACGCCTACGTCTTCAGCTTGAGAAAAAACGTCACGTGGAATGATGGCGAGAAGTTCACCGCCAATGACGTGGTCTTTACTATTGACTACATCAAGCAGCACCCTTATCCGTGGGTCAACTCCGAGCCAGTTAAGAAGGCTGAAGCTCTGGATGACAATACCGTGAAGATCTACCTGAACCATTCTTATGCTCCTTTTCTGGATATGGTAGTCGGCACGCTCCCCATTCTTCCAGAGCATATCTACAAAAGTGTCAGCAATCCGGCCGAGTTCCAGGATGATAAGGCCCTCATCGGCACAGGTCCTTACAAGCTCGTGAATTACGACAAGACTCAAGGGACGTATCTTTACGAAGCCTATGACGGCTACTATCTGGGCGCTCCAAAAGTAAAGCAGCTCAAGTTCGTGAAGATAAGCAATGAGATGGCTGCAGCCGCTCTTGAGAAAGGAGATGTTGATGCAGTCGTTGTGCCTGCAGAGACGGTAGAGAAACTCAGGAAGGAGAACTTTGTGGTTTTAGATGGACCACGCGATGGAATCACCAAGATAATGATCAACCATAATAAGGAGCCTCTTTCTGACACCAAGCTCAGGCAAGCGCTATACTACGCCATAGATCGTCAGGCTCTAGTGGACGTTGCACTGCGTGGCTATGGCATCATCGCAAGCTCTGGACTTTTTGCCCCGGATAGTGAGTGGTACAATCCTGATGTGGAGCCATACAAATATGATCCGATCAAGACAGCGGAGCTGATGTCTGAGCTGGGCTACGCCAAAGACGGGCAGTATTTCTCCAAAGGTGGTGAGCCCCTGGTGTTGGAGTTGCTGGTCACTGCAGCAACCGAGCGCGTGGGAGAGATGATACGGCAGCAACTGGAAAAGGCTGGTTTTAAGGTAAACTTGCGCAGTGTGGATGCAAAGACTCTGGACAGCCTTGTAGGACAGTGGAACTTCGATCTGGCCCTGAACAGCCATGGTGGCATGGGCGGCGACCCTGAGATTCTGAACCGCATCATCGGCGAGGGCTATTTCTTCAACAGTGCTCGCTACACTGCTGATCAGAAGCTCAATGATCTCCTGGACCAGGAGGTCTCAGAGACTGATGCTTCCAAGCGCAAGGAACTGGTAGACGAGGTCCAGGAGGTCTATGCCCAAGATTTGCCGGCGCTGCCTCTCTACTATTCGGACTCCTACTGGGCTCATAATGGCCTGGTGGATGCCTATTACACCAAGCAGGGAGTTGCCAATGGCATACCCATCGCCATCAATAAGCAATCTTTCGTTAGATGA
- a CDS encoding dTDP-4-dehydrorhamnose 3,5-epimerase family protein, translated as MQVKSMEDFDKLEKPRVQSIPGFYGEELIEGVVIKDMKLFSDERGFLTELIRLDDEEMKASNIKQIIASYSYPGMIKGWHLHSKQEDHLICVTGIVKVALYDYREDSPTYKFLNEIFMGEKCPRAVYIPPGVFHGTKNIGNDISVVIGMPSLFYDPENVDERRVNPIDNDIVPYDWDCKME; from the coding sequence ATGCAAGTAAAAAGCATGGAAGACTTCGATAAACTTGAAAAGCCACGAGTTCAAAGTATACCTGGTTTTTATGGTGAAGAACTCATTGAAGGTGTTGTTATAAAGGATATGAAACTGTTCAGTGACGAGAGAGGATTTTTGACAGAGCTCATTCGCTTAGATGACGAGGAGATGAAAGCATCGAATATCAAGCAGATAATCGCTTCATATTCTTATCCTGGCATGATCAAAGGATGGCACCTTCATTCAAAACAGGAAGATCACCTCATATGTGTTACCGGAATTGTAAAAGTTGCCTTATATGATTATAGGGAAGATTCACCTACCTACAAATTTCTTAATGAAATATTCATGGGCGAAAAATGTCCTCGTGCAGTTTACATTCCACCAGGAGTCTTTCATGGCACAAAAAATATAGGAAATGATATATCTGTAGTGATAGGTATGCCTTCATTGTTCTATGATCCTGAAAATGTAGATGAAAGACGAGTTAATCCTATAGATAATGATATAGTTCCTTATGATTGGGACTGCAAAATGGAGTAA
- a CDS encoding heavy metal translocating P-type ATPase, translated as MPDNNNNDTVTGAAACKSSHWLHRYRSFLVDPGTLITLSCGILLILAVISDPGGLYHGEVHEGGSILYLAAALLGSSYIWWSALQDIRERDFTADIPVSIATMAAITIGEYAAAAVVAVLLLLGGLLEEFVAARANQSLESLSCLLPDSVTVRREGRDLTVCLEEVRAGDMLLVRSGERIAVDGEVVSGVASVSQAAITGESLAVEKKAGDKVFAGTLLEVGAIEVLVTGIGSETTLGQIRTLIEEAQAHKPPIERLLNRYAKIYMPTALIAGALLWWWSGDIMRAITMLIVFCPCVIVLATPTALVAAIGNAAMRGSLIKKGATIEALSNVDTVIFDKTGTLTAGKPKLLQIEALGDNSQDELLEKAARGEKFSEHPLGRAMVDEAKSRDLDLVDPQFFEPLPGLGIRANVDGQEIFLGRTSSLEREGIFVGQDIKERAESLEATGCSVILLAAGGRTEGLFVFEDELRPESHNVVQKLDELGLDVVIVTGDNRASTERVASRIGVRELFFEKMPQEKVQIVKELQSKGRKVAFVGEGVNDGPALAQADVGIAMGIAGTDVAMETADIGLLSDDLSKMPHLIKVSRKAIKTIKHNLAFSLGVLAVAVALTVPGILTPVSGALLHELSSIPVILNSMRLIAYGPKV; from the coding sequence ATGCCTGACAATAATAACAATGATACGGTCACCGGAGCCGCTGCCTGCAAGAGCAGTCACTGGCTGCATCGCTACAGGAGCTTTCTTGTCGATCCCGGCACTCTCATCACCTTATCCTGCGGCATTCTCCTGATTCTGGCTGTCATCAGCGATCCGGGCGGCCTGTATCATGGTGAGGTGCATGAAGGAGGAAGCATCCTCTATCTGGCCGCGGCCCTTCTCGGCTCCTCTTATATTTGGTGGTCTGCTTTGCAGGACATAAGGGAACGGGACTTCACAGCCGATATTCCCGTATCCATTGCCACAATGGCGGCGATCACCATTGGCGAGTATGCAGCAGCTGCGGTGGTGGCCGTCCTTCTCCTCTTAGGAGGCCTCCTCGAGGAATTCGTCGCCGCTAGGGCTAATCAATCGCTTGAGTCCCTATCCTGTCTCCTGCCCGATAGCGTTACCGTGCGCAGAGAGGGCCGAGATCTGACAGTGTGCCTGGAGGAGGTTCGAGCAGGGGATATGCTTCTTGTCCGGTCCGGAGAGAGGATTGCTGTGGATGGCGAGGTTGTCTCTGGCGTTGCCTCTGTCAGCCAGGCAGCCATAACCGGGGAGAGCCTGGCGGTTGAGAAGAAGGCAGGGGATAAGGTCTTTGCCGGAACCCTTCTGGAGGTGGGTGCCATTGAGGTGCTCGTCACCGGCATAGGGAGCGAGACCACTCTTGGCCAGATCCGCACTCTGATCGAGGAGGCTCAAGCCCATAAGCCGCCCATAGAGAGGCTACTAAACCGCTACGCTAAGATCTATATGCCCACAGCCCTCATCGCAGGAGCGCTTTTGTGGTGGTGGAGCGGAGATATCATGAGGGCTATCACCATGCTCATCGTCTTCTGCCCCTGCGTGATTGTGCTGGCCACGCCGACGGCTCTCGTTGCCGCCATTGGAAATGCCGCCATGAGAGGAAGCCTCATCAAGAAAGGGGCAACCATCGAGGCTCTATCAAATGTGGATACAGTGATATTCGACAAGACGGGAACGCTGACGGCAGGAAAGCCGAAGCTTCTCCAGATCGAGGCTCTGGGAGATAATTCCCAGGATGAACTTCTGGAGAAGGCTGCCAGGGGGGAGAAGTTCAGCGAGCACCCTCTGGGCAGAGCGATGGTCGATGAGGCCAAAAGCAGGGATCTGGATCTTGTCGACCCCCAGTTCTTTGAACCTCTGCCGGGATTAGGAATAAGGGCCAATGTAGACGGTCAGGAGATATTCCTGGGAAGGACAAGCAGCCTGGAACGAGAAGGGATTTTTGTCGGCCAGGATATTAAAGAGAGGGCTGAATCTCTGGAGGCTACTGGCTGCAGCGTTATACTCTTGGCTGCAGGCGGTCGGACAGAGGGGCTATTCGTATTCGAGGACGAACTGAGGCCAGAGTCGCATAATGTCGTGCAGAAGCTGGACGAGTTGGGTCTGGATGTGGTGATCGTCACCGGCGACAATCGAGCGTCTACAGAGCGGGTGGCCAGCAGAATTGGAGTCAGGGAGCTATTTTTCGAGAAGATGCCGCAGGAGAAGGTCCAGATAGTAAAGGAGCTGCAATCCAAGGGACGCAAAGTGGCATTTGTTGGCGAGGGGGTGAACGATGGCCCGGCTCTGGCCCAGGCGGATGTAGGCATAGCCATGGGCATTGCGGGAACTGATGTAGCCATGGAGACGGCGGATATAGGCCTTCTCTCTGATGACCTCTCCAAGATGCCTCATCTAATCAAAGTCTCACGCAAGGCGATCAAGACTATAAAGCACAACCTGGCCTTCTCCCTTGGGGTGCTGGCGGTAGCAGTTGCACTGACTGTGCCGGGGATACTGACACCCGTCTCCGGAGCACTACTCCATGAGCTGTCATCCATCCCGGTGATATTGAATTCCATGAGGCTCATTGCATACGGGCCGAAGGTCTGA
- a CDS encoding FmdE family protein: MKMKYQTITMVLLLALVPGLAMADNALMEALGGKAAQKAMQDLGFEKGDANVLALTDAGHAIVDGQTSQAAIKGITNESGNSIGDGNLFRPLRAHWKPLWFYFFDKSTGEAVYLEANSEALSKSLDEFLDLPDDQVFSKISKANVDIEYLQNHTDEGNVTFNDKAFNGNEFGLVAMSNVWARGASYDFLQATAFHDHLCPGVTSGLHIAEFVEEKLPITNSSESYKVIACPQWCKDDLFQMRWDATPGKSGMFVMALTDAEKKAVPNVAGIYIRWNDTAKEGDALVLAYNFSAVDLPKWNGPSWGSMIYWDIALMPYEDNPEVFITVLKEFKVDAATLAQMQNAGMHPLKVAGVM, translated from the coding sequence ATGAAAATGAAGTATCAAACCATAACCATGGTCCTTCTCCTGGCTCTGGTTCCGGGATTGGCCATGGCGGACAATGCATTAATGGAAGCGCTGGGAGGCAAAGCCGCCCAGAAGGCGATGCAGGATCTGGGATTCGAGAAGGGAGATGCTAATGTCCTGGCTTTAACCGATGCCGGGCATGCCATCGTCGATGGCCAGACATCTCAGGCTGCGATCAAGGGAATCACAAATGAAAGCGGAAACAGCATCGGCGATGGAAACCTTTTCAGGCCTCTGCGCGCTCACTGGAAGCCCCTCTGGTTCTACTTCTTCGATAAATCCACCGGCGAAGCAGTGTATCTGGAGGCAAACTCCGAGGCCTTGAGCAAGAGTCTCGATGAGTTTCTTGACTTGCCGGACGATCAGGTATTCAGCAAGATATCAAAAGCCAACGTGGATATAGAATATCTGCAGAACCATACAGATGAAGGCAATGTCACCTTCAACGATAAAGCCTTCAACGGCAATGAGTTCGGACTTGTGGCAATGTCCAATGTCTGGGCAAGGGGAGCATCCTATGACTTCCTCCAGGCTACTGCATTCCATGACCATCTCTGCCCTGGGGTCACCAGTGGCCTTCATATCGCTGAGTTTGTCGAGGAGAAGCTGCCGATAACCAATAGCAGCGAGAGCTATAAGGTAATAGCCTGTCCCCAGTGGTGCAAAGACGACCTGTTCCAGATGCGCTGGGATGCCACTCCCGGAAAGAGCGGAATGTTTGTGATGGCCCTGACGGATGCCGAGAAGAAGGCGGTGCCCAACGTCGCCGGCATCTACATCCGCTGGAATGATACTGCCAAAGAGGGCGATGCACTGGTGCTGGCTTACAACTTCAGCGCTGTAGATCTGCCAAAGTGGAACGGGCCTTCCTGGGGATCGATGATATACTGGGACATCGCCCTCATGCCCTATGAAGATAATCCAGAGGTGTTCATAACCGTCCTCAAGGAATTCAAGGTGGATGCTGCCACCCTCGCCCAGATGCAAAACGCCGGAATGCATCCGCTGAAGGTTGCGGGCGTAATGTAA
- a CDS encoding ABC transporter ATP-binding protein: MTAGIDVRGLSKLYNGKIRALDGVDLRVEAARVFAFLGPNGSGKTTLMRILTTQIRPTSGQASIFGLDAIRNGQEIRRIIGYVPQETSVWLDISGYENLLVYSKIYGVPAGMRQKRIQDALQSMGIEEMADRMVKSYSGGMVRRLEIACALLVGPKILFLDEPTIGLDPSARKAVWENLISFKKEYGTTVFFNTHYMDEADLYSDEIAIINKGSIVKSGTASELKQSLRSEIIQVYPDGRIDGQVLKSIRDLAFVRGAINNNSHLEIVVEDSETKLPLILDVLRNEGVSLKRICTAKPTLDDVFLKYAGAIRFKGKGEDSAEKALQA; the protein is encoded by the coding sequence GTGACAGCTGGAATTGATGTAAGAGGGCTTTCCAAGCTTTATAACGGCAAGATCAGAGCCTTGGACGGGGTCGATCTGAGGGTAGAGGCAGCCAGAGTCTTCGCCTTTCTCGGTCCAAATGGCTCTGGCAAGACCACCTTGATGAGAATACTGACCACCCAGATCAGGCCGACCTCGGGCCAAGCATCCATCTTCGGCTTGGATGCGATTCGGAATGGTCAAGAAATCAGAAGGATCATCGGCTATGTGCCTCAGGAGACCAGCGTCTGGCTGGATATCAGCGGATACGAGAATCTGCTGGTCTATTCCAAGATCTATGGCGTTCCAGCTGGAATGAGGCAGAAGAGGATACAGGATGCACTGCAGAGCATGGGCATCGAGGAGATGGCGGACAGGATGGTCAAGAGCTACTCCGGAGGGATGGTGCGGCGGCTGGAGATCGCCTGCGCCCTTCTGGTAGGGCCCAAGATTCTATTTCTGGATGAGCCGACGATAGGCCTGGACCCGTCGGCAAGAAAGGCAGTCTGGGAGAACCTGATCTCATTCAAGAAGGAGTATGGGACCACAGTCTTCTTCAATACCCATTATATGGATGAGGCAGACCTCTACTCCGATGAGATAGCCATAATAAATAAGGGCAGCATTGTGAAATCCGGAACGGCAAGCGAGCTCAAGCAATCTTTAAGGAGCGAGATCATTCAGGTTTATCCAGATGGCAGGATCGATGGGCAGGTTCTGAAGAGCATCAGGGATTTGGCATTTGTCCGGGGTGCAATCAATAATAACTCCCACCTGGAGATAGTGGTCGAGGACTCGGAGACCAAACTGCCTTTGATCCTGGATGTCTTGAGGAACGAGGGCGTATCCCTGAAGAGAATCTGCACTGCCAAGCCTACATTGGATGACGTATTCCTCAAATACGCCGGTGCAATCCGTTTCAAAGGCAAGGGAGAGGACTCGGCCGAAAAAGCACTGCAGGCATGA
- a CDS encoding ABC transporter permease, which produces MALDDSIREMFAMIELEIRRLRHDRTEIYTRAVQPILWLGVFGTIMGRVNAIPTGGLPYIDYITPGVLLQSTIFVSVFYGLTIVWERETGILKRLLVAPTSIYATVVGRSAASGVRAVVQALIIFPVAMLLGGELLPRPKGRGFPAASSLLRRHSPLASGRVSREFSVSVSLAQTYIRFAMQRFRSHRTGSGCSLPTLWNRLANPKSPRGRSDRSSK; this is translated from the coding sequence ATGGCTCTAGATGATTCGATCAGGGAGATGTTTGCCATGATTGAGCTGGAGATCAGAAGGCTCAGGCATGACCGCACCGAGATCTACACCCGGGCAGTGCAGCCCATACTGTGGCTGGGCGTCTTCGGAACGATCATGGGCCGGGTCAATGCCATACCCACCGGCGGGCTGCCCTATATCGATTACATCACGCCAGGTGTGCTGCTCCAGTCCACCATATTCGTCTCTGTATTCTATGGCCTGACCATCGTCTGGGAGAGGGAGACTGGAATTTTAAAGAGGCTTCTTGTGGCTCCCACCTCCATTTATGCCACGGTCGTCGGCCGATCGGCCGCCTCCGGGGTGCGAGCGGTAGTCCAGGCTTTGATAATATTCCCCGTGGCCATGCTGCTGGGGGGTGAACTCCTCCCACGGCCTAAAGGCCGGGGCTTCCCTGCTGCTTCTTCGCTTTTACGCCGTCATAGCCCTCTGGCATCGGGGCGCGTTTCGCGGGAATTTTCGGTTTCCGTTTCATTGGCCCAAACTTACATCAGATTCGCGATGCAGAGGTTCAGATCTCATCGGACAGGTTCGGGGTGTTCCCTCCCTACTCTGTGGAATCGTCTGGCGAATCCAAAATCTCCCCGAGGGAGAAGTGATCGATCATCCAAGTAG
- a CDS encoding ABC transporter permease codes for MRYIVVLRGTKVIGAKDSAFILLRLRRNSPGLAVREIHPEGWGLPASSFAIPRVKFIANPFYIAAAFLILFLVSGGFAAISILVASIMKTRERFMGLGQALIMPLFFASNALYPIDMMPSALQLFAVLNPLTYAVDAIRGLMISGELGNILVDVLAILVFDMVVFALASLSFRKILE; via the coding sequence ATGAGATATATAGTTGTTCTGCGCGGGACAAAAGTAATTGGGGCAAAGGACTCCGCTTTCATCCTGTTGCGACTTCGTCGCAACTCCCCAGGACTCGCAGTCCGGGAGATCCACCCTGAAGGATGGGGACTTCCCGCTTCGTCCTTCGCAATCCCACGAGTTAAATTCATAGCCAATCCATTTTACATAGCAGCAGCATTTCTGATCCTATTTCTGGTCTCGGGAGGATTTGCTGCCATCTCCATCCTGGTTGCCTCCATCATGAAGACCAGGGAGAGGTTCATGGGGCTGGGCCAGGCCCTGATCATGCCTCTTTTCTTTGCCAGCAATGCCCTCTACCCCATAGATATGATGCCCTCTGCTCTGCAGCTGTTCGCCGTGCTTAATCCCCTCACCTATGCAGTGGATGCGATAAGGGGCCTGATGATCAGCGGGGAGCTGGGCAACATTCTGGTAGATGTGCTGGCCATACTGGTCTTCGATATGGTGGTCTTCGCCCTTGCATCGTTGAGCTTCAGGAAGATTCTAGAATGA
- a CDS encoding ketopantoate reductase family protein, translated as MIDNKIEPKNILIYGAGAIGSLMGYLLSDAHSSDGGGVENMALLGRMGHMERISSEGLEVEAPDGKTLVYFGHLFTDLEELGRSDFHPDLVVICVKTYSLEKLCQELVQSGLLDGKLKNALFLLLMNGMGNRELFESQVPQASGRIIEGITSNGVKLAREGKIELKGKGTTVIEKNLPLELERFMKARFEDREFQIEFSGDFTRQQWNKLFINSVINPIAALARQKNGIILSEVLGGTVERVVREGVAVAQELGMDFDPDAVLELVLSVAEKTGENSCSMLQDVLKNKTTEIDSINGYIVRLAEEHSIAVPVNGALYSLIKATARGS; from the coding sequence ATGATCGATAATAAAATTGAACCTAAAAATATCCTGATATACGGAGCAGGAGCGATAGGCTCCCTCATGGGTTATCTGCTCTCCGATGCGCATTCTTCAGATGGTGGCGGGGTGGAGAATATGGCTCTGCTGGGAAGAATGGGGCATATGGAGAGGATCAGCTCCGAGGGCCTGGAGGTGGAGGCTCCCGATGGCAAGACGCTGGTCTATTTCGGTCACCTGTTCACCGACCTTGAAGAGCTTGGCAGATCGGACTTTCATCCGGATTTGGTGGTGATATGCGTCAAGACCTATTCGCTGGAGAAGCTCTGCCAGGAGCTCGTCCAATCGGGCCTCCTCGATGGTAAGCTGAAAAACGCCCTTTTCCTCCTGCTGATGAACGGCATGGGAAACAGGGAGCTTTTCGAGTCTCAGGTCCCCCAAGCATCTGGAAGGATTATTGAGGGGATCACATCCAATGGGGTCAAGCTCGCCAGGGAGGGCAAAATTGAGCTGAAGGGCAAAGGTACGACGGTTATCGAAAAGAATCTCCCTCTGGAGTTGGAGCGGTTCATGAAAGCCCGGTTCGAAGACCGGGAATTTCAAATCGAGTTCTCAGGAGATTTCACGAGGCAGCAATGGAATAAGCTCTTTATCAACTCAGTGATAAACCCCATCGCTGCCCTGGCCCGGCAAAAAAACGGCATCATCTTATCCGAGGTGCTGGGCGGCACAGTGGAGCGAGTGGTCAGAGAAGGGGTGGCAGTGGCCCAAGAGTTGGGAATGGACTTCGATCCCGATGCTGTCCTCGAGCTGGTCCTTTCCGTGGCCGAGAAGACGGGGGAGAACAGCTGCAGCATGCTCCAGGATGTCCTGAAAAACAAGACCACGGAGATCGATTCCATAAACGGCTATATCGTCCGCCTGGCCGAGGAGCATTCTATCGCAGTTCCCGTGAACGGGGCATTATACAGCCTGATTAAAGCAACTGCCAGGGGCTCGTAA